In Cyanobium sp. AMD-g, one genomic interval encodes:
- a CDS encoding aldehyde dehydrogenase family protein gives MTTPATPTKPDTNPERSPSLLPLPVATMRQLVEGGNTRPLAWRLEQLQRLDHLMESAGQRMVEALASDLGRPEVEAGFELGALRQELRHTRRHLAGWMRPRRRSLPLWAWPGQGAVRAEPLGCVLVIGAWNYPFDLCLHPLLHALAAGNTAVLKPSEQSPASAALLAELLTSHFPPEVVQVVCGDGAVASRLLEEERFDHILYTGGERVGRLVLAAAARHLTPVTLELGGRNPAIVLDDADPAITARRLLWGRCLNAGQTCLAPNHVLVLPGVRDALVAAFAEQGHALYGQNPLASPDLGRIVGAGRFERLAGHLAQARERGQVLLGGRCDPAHRTIEPTLVAVDEPHTDPLMQEELFAPILPLLTVGNLEEALALVRRSPKPLALYLFGGGVGERERLLAGTSSGSVVVNDVVVQGGMASLRFGGIGPSGMGAYHGEAGFLSFSHQRAVLSRSLWPDPPVRFPPYAGKLGLIRHLMG, from the coding sequence ATGACCACGCCGGCCACCCCCACCAAACCAGACACCAACCCAGAGCGCAGCCCCTCGCTGCTGCCGCTGCCGGTGGCCACCATGCGGCAGCTGGTGGAGGGGGGCAACACCCGTCCCCTGGCCTGGCGGCTGGAGCAGCTCCAGCGCCTCGATCACCTGATGGAGTCGGCGGGCCAGCGGATGGTGGAGGCCCTCGCCAGCGACCTGGGTCGACCCGAGGTGGAGGCCGGTTTCGAGCTGGGGGCCCTGCGCCAGGAGCTGCGCCACACCCGGCGCCACCTGGCCGGCTGGATGCGTCCCCGCCGCCGCTCGCTGCCGCTGTGGGCCTGGCCCGGCCAGGGGGCGGTGCGGGCCGAGCCCCTGGGCTGCGTTCTGGTCATCGGCGCCTGGAACTACCCCTTCGACCTCTGCCTCCACCCCCTGCTGCATGCTCTGGCCGCCGGCAACACCGCCGTGCTCAAACCCTCCGAGCAGAGCCCGGCTTCGGCGGCCCTGCTGGCCGAGCTGCTGACAAGCCACTTCCCGCCCGAGGTGGTCCAGGTGGTCTGCGGCGACGGGGCCGTGGCCAGCCGATTGCTGGAGGAGGAGCGCTTCGACCACATCCTTTACACGGGCGGAGAGCGGGTGGGGCGGCTGGTGCTGGCGGCGGCCGCCCGCCATCTCACTCCGGTCACCCTGGAGCTGGGGGGCAGGAACCCGGCGATCGTGCTGGACGACGCCGATCCGGCCATCACGGCCCGACGGCTGCTGTGGGGACGCTGTCTGAACGCCGGCCAGACCTGCCTGGCCCCCAACCATGTGCTGGTGCTGCCAGGGGTGCGGGACGCCCTGGTGGCGGCGTTCGCCGAGCAGGGGCACGCCCTTTATGGCCAGAACCCCCTGGCCAGCCCTGACCTGGGCCGGATCGTCGGCGCCGGGCGCTTCGAGCGCCTCGCAGGGCACCTGGCCCAGGCCCGCGAACGGGGCCAGGTGCTGCTGGGCGGCCGTTGCGATCCCGCACACCGGACGATCGAGCCCACTCTTGTGGCGGTGGATGAGCCTCACACCGACCCGCTGATGCAGGAGGAGCTGTTTGCCCCGATCCTGCCGTTGCTGACGGTGGGCAACCTGGAGGAGGCTCTGGCCCTGGTGCGCCGGAGCCCCAAGCCCCTGGCCCTGTACCTCTTCGGCGGCGGCGTGGGGGAGCGGGAACGGCTGCTGGCGGGCACCAGTTCCGGCAGCGTCGTGGTCAACGACGTGGTGGTCCAGGGGGGCATGGCCAGCCTGCGCTTCGGCGGCATCGGCCCCAGCGGCATGGGGGCCTACCACGGAGAGGCTGGCTTCCTCAGCTTCTCCCACCAGCGCGCCGTGCTCAGCCGGTCGCTGTGGCCCGATCCCCCGGTCCGCTTTCCCCCCTATGCCGGCAAGCTCGGCCTGATCCGGCACCTGATGGGCTGA
- a CDS encoding SulP family inorganic anion transporter yields the protein MPPRAHRIAASLSAGLTVGILTILTQASFATLLYKGPLEPSMGLGFLMTLTGAVVIGLVLTLTGSFPGTVGRPHELPIVILALLSTRLVGQLPSTHPQADPFATVLVMIAGTTFLFGLLSLLMGLGRAGNLFRFLPYPVLGGFVAGSGMLLAKGGLSVMFSSGGGSDLPLLLKASSLHLWLPGVTFGLAMFLATRIWRSWLTIPAFLVIGLMVFHGALALSGTDLAQAREAGLLPARGLALSPRELAAGWPDFHRIGWGNLGRMIPDMLSVAFIASLGTLMNASAIEATIGRELDFNRDLKAVGLANLLAACVGSPAGFHSLSATALPQHMGVRGRSTGLISSLLCLAALLGGQGLVNQIPYAITGGLLLFLGLSLLGNWLVDQRVFLSGMEYSILLAILLVMLAAGWMAAIIFGLILAVALFTFDYSRISAIRLMLTGRTRRSNVDRDDAKTKVLERYGDSILILCLQGHLFFGTAHGLLRTIGRHLESRDHTNPHWVLVDMKRGSGIDASAINTFSRIKQLCDSHSVELILTAPSQQILHSLNKAKVLEEGREGIDWFQDLDHGLEYCENELLAFHAHTLPQEHHGIDSLLETFTPAEEAARERLLQYLRHQEWPPGSIIIEQGSPPVGLHFILSGRVSVERRNRPEDPPIRLRTMDPGTCVGEISFYLRRETTASVIAQTVVCSLSLAIADLAVLEDQDPSAAILLHKIVSRRLGERLILTNELAFNLSS from the coding sequence ATGCCGCCCCGAGCGCATCGGATCGCTGCGTCGCTCTCCGCTGGATTGACCGTCGGCATCCTGACGATCCTGACCCAGGCCTCCTTCGCAACGCTGCTCTACAAGGGTCCCCTGGAGCCTTCCATGGGCCTGGGCTTCCTGATGACCCTGACCGGCGCGGTGGTGATCGGCCTGGTCCTCACCCTGACCGGATCGTTTCCAGGAACCGTGGGCCGGCCCCATGAGCTGCCGATCGTGATCCTGGCGCTGCTGAGCACCCGGCTGGTCGGCCAGCTGCCGAGCACCCATCCCCAGGCCGATCCCTTCGCCACCGTGCTGGTGATGATCGCCGGCACCACGTTTCTGTTCGGCCTGCTGTCGCTGCTGATGGGACTGGGCCGGGCCGGCAATCTGTTCCGCTTTCTGCCCTATCCCGTGCTGGGGGGCTTCGTGGCAGGCAGTGGCATGCTGCTCGCCAAGGGCGGCCTCAGCGTGATGTTCTCCAGCGGAGGGGGCTCCGATCTGCCGCTGCTGCTGAAGGCCTCCTCCCTGCACCTCTGGCTGCCTGGAGTGACCTTCGGCCTGGCGATGTTTCTGGCCACCCGGATCTGGCGCTCCTGGCTGACGATCCCGGCCTTCCTGGTGATCGGTCTGATGGTCTTTCACGGCGCCCTGGCCCTCTCCGGCACCGACCTCGCCCAGGCGCGGGAGGCCGGCCTCCTCCCCGCCCGGGGACTGGCCCTGTCCCCCCGGGAACTGGCGGCCGGCTGGCCCGATTTCCACCGGATCGGCTGGGGCAACCTGGGGCGGATGATTCCCGACATGTTGTCGGTGGCCTTCATCGCCAGCCTCGGCACCCTGATGAATGCCAGTGCCATCGAGGCGACGATCGGCAGGGAACTTGACTTCAACCGTGATCTCAAGGCCGTCGGCCTGGCGAACCTTCTGGCCGCCTGCGTGGGCAGTCCGGCGGGATTCCACTCCCTTAGCGCCACGGCCCTGCCCCAGCACATGGGGGTGCGGGGCCGTTCCACCGGGTTGATCTCTTCGCTGCTCTGTCTGGCGGCCCTGCTCGGCGGCCAGGGACTGGTGAATCAGATCCCCTATGCGATCACCGGCGGACTGCTGCTGTTCCTGGGGCTTTCCCTGCTGGGGAACTGGCTGGTGGATCAGAGAGTGTTTCTCTCGGGCATGGAATATTCCATCCTGCTGGCCATCCTGCTGGTGATGCTCGCGGCCGGGTGGATGGCGGCGATCATCTTCGGGCTGATTCTGGCCGTGGCCCTGTTCACCTTCGACTACAGCCGCATCTCCGCCATCCGGTTGATGCTGACGGGGCGCACCAGACGCAGCAACGTCGATCGTGACGATGCCAAAACCAAAGTTCTCGAGCGCTACGGCGATTCGATCCTGATCCTCTGTCTCCAGGGACATCTGTTCTTCGGCACCGCCCACGGTCTGCTGCGGACCATCGGCCGTCACCTCGAATCCCGGGACCATACGAATCCCCACTGGGTCCTGGTCGACATGAAACGGGGCAGCGGCATCGATGCTTCAGCCATCAATACCTTCAGCCGAATCAAGCAACTCTGCGATTCCCACAGTGTGGAACTCATTCTGACGGCGCCGAGCCAACAGATTCTCCACTCGTTAAACAAGGCCAAAGTACTTGAGGAAGGGAGAGAAGGAATCGATTGGTTTCAGGATCTCGACCATGGCCTCGAGTATTGCGAGAATGAGTTACTGGCCTTCCATGCCCATACACTGCCCCAGGAGCACCATGGAATCGATTCGCTCCTTGAAACTTTCACCCCGGCCGAAGAAGCAGCCCGGGAACGGCTTCTCCAGTACTTGAGACACCAGGAATGGCCGCCGGGATCGATCATCATCGAACAGGGATCTCCGCCTGTCGGCCTGCATTTCATCCTCTCAGGACGTGTGAGTGTGGAACGTAGAAATCGACCAGAGGATCCTCCCATCCGCCTGCGCACCATGGATCCAGGAACCTGCGTCGGCGAGATCAGTTTTTATCTCCGCCGGGAAACAACAGCTTCCGTGATCGCCCAGACCGTCGTCTGCTCACTTTCCCTGGCTATCGCCGACCTTGCCGTGCTGGAAGATCAGGATCCCAGCGCCGCAATCCTGCTTCACAAGATCGTCTCCAGGCGGCTGGGGGAGCGGCTGATCCTCACCAACGAACTGGCCTTCAACCTCTCCAGTTGA
- a CDS encoding GAP family protein, with protein MPPLALSVPALLSPALITQSSLFGIGIAFSPLHIAVVTLLLLGRSPLQRAMAYVAGWAAANALAIVLLMVLGEAFSISLSHGEREQVLIDLLGAGALVGLGLYQLTPQANIGEEGMALRLMNQLPDFSTFTLVLIGATSALLTPENLVFYLKEAGLLLLNDPGLTADAEVTGLFTLMASSLLLLPPLAWLVSGGAIREPITRLEDWLQHKAEWLVGVLALVLGAYLLLEGLHGLNLMSLAG; from the coding sequence TTGCCACCCCTTGCGCTCAGCGTCCCCGCGCTGCTGTCTCCGGCCCTGATCACCCAGTCGTCCCTGTTCGGGATCGGCATCGCCTTCAGCCCCCTGCACATCGCGGTGGTCACCCTGCTGCTGCTGGGCCGCTCACCGCTGCAGCGGGCCATGGCCTATGTGGCGGGCTGGGCGGCCGCCAATGCCCTGGCGATCGTGCTGCTGATGGTGCTGGGTGAGGCGTTCTCCATCAGCCTCAGCCACGGGGAGCGGGAACAGGTGCTGATCGACCTGCTGGGGGCCGGCGCCCTGGTGGGCCTGGGCCTCTACCAGCTGACGCCGCAAGCCAACATCGGTGAGGAGGGCATGGCCCTGCGGCTGATGAACCAGCTGCCCGACTTCAGCACCTTCACCCTGGTGCTGATCGGCGCCACCAGCGCCCTGCTCACCCCGGAGAATCTCGTCTTCTATCTCAAGGAGGCCGGCCTGCTGCTGCTCAACGACCCCGGCCTCACTGCCGATGCCGAGGTGACGGGGCTGTTCACCCTGATGGCCAGTTCCCTGCTGCTGCTGCCGCCCCTGGCCTGGCTGGTGAGCGGCGGGGCGATCCGCGAGCCGATCACCCGTCTCGAGGACTGGCTGCAGCACAAGGCCGAGTGGCTCGTGGGCGTGCTGGCCCTGGTACTCGGGGCCTACCTGCTTCTCGAGGGGCTGCATGGGCTGAACCTGATGTCGCTGGCCGGCTGA